The nucleotide window AAGCTTATGccaaaatattttcttccatctttaaggtgtcacaaaactttgttatttttgctgcaatAGGCTACCCTTCAGGAAGCAGTTTGAGCAATGTTAACCAATGTTTAATTGAATTAACAATCTGTTTTTAAGTGCAGAGAAAAAtgcaatgggatttttaaaaacctagtttctgtggaaaaaaattctaaatgcctGCATATAGAcaaacaaccttttaaaaaatacagacttCTGACAATTTACAATTCTATTTGTCATCAGTAGAAGTTTTTGACTCTTCCAAGTCAAATGTGAAGGGTTTGTCATAGCCCATAAGATGGCTATAATCTTGAGGATATTGGAAAAGCAAGGGGTTAACAAGCATTGATTTTGTTTTAGCATAAAATGTTGTGAACATCTTGTTGATATCTGGAATCTTCACATCCTTTTGATGGAACACAGTTTTCTTTTCTGCCagaatagcattatatgtaaTGGCTGTGTAGGTGTCCGTTTCAGCCTTATGATACAGTCGGATTATGTAGCCCTTGGTAATTAAATGCAGAGTAACAGGCGTTATGAACGTAAAGAATCCAACTATACTGTAAAAGGCAATTTGCAAAGGAAGGCTGTCAACACCCACACCAGTTTTGAAGATGATGATGGGTACCAGGCACATGCTAAACATGCTGGTAGAATAAGAGAAAAACTTCactcctggaaaaaaagaaagagagactaTTACTGAGAAGCAGAAAATAGCTTTCTACCTAAtatatgttgctgttgtatgtccaccacatatggcaAAATCCAATTTTAGAGccaattgaaatgaatgggatgtcAGTCATCAATTACGTAAGTCCCAGTGATTTTAAGGGGTTTACTCTAACACTAGATTTGTCCCATAGTCCTTTACCTTGACTGCAATCTTTTACTTACTGACATAGGAGGAAGTCCCATTAAACTCAGCAGGCCTTATCTCTGAATAGGTTATAAAACTAAAGCACATCTATTAGGGTGGGGGTGGGAATTACTAGGCCTTCCACATTGTTGGAGTGCAACACCTAATAGCCCTAGCCATCATAGCCCATGatgaggaattctgagagctacaGTGCAACAAAATCTGAAATGCCACACAATTCACATATCTGTATTAAAAAGGAAGCCCTGTTGAATACAGAGGGACTTACTTTTGAAT belongs to Sceloporus undulatus isolate JIND9_A2432 ecotype Alabama unplaced genomic scaffold, SceUnd_v1.1 scaffold_14769, whole genome shotgun sequence and includes:
- the TMEM70 gene encoding transmembrane protein 70, mitochondrial, which codes for MFSMCLVPIIIFKTGVGVDSLPLQIAFYSIVGFFTFITPVTLHLITKGYIIRLYHKAETDTYTAITYNAILAEKKTVFHQKDVKIPDINKMFTTFYAKTKSMLVNPLLFQYPQDYSHLMGYDKPFTFDLEESKTSTDDK